A region from the Branchiostoma lanceolatum isolate klBraLanc5 chromosome 2, klBraLanc5.hap2, whole genome shotgun sequence genome encodes:
- the LOC136427607 gene encoding ribonucleoside-diphosphate reductase subunit M2-like gives MNAAESAKNSVSPSWSVVSQCNSPCCSFTPLSRQFFLPRLQIFPLQKPEMLSMHSPKSTQSVQQDFSALKISADRENQVPSSPSKGKARKVLGESQSQNIIRSSDIKELKKPVVQTVQKPETKEQDEPLLRENPRRFVVFPIQYHDIWQMYKKAEASFWTAEEVDLSKDLGHWEGLNDGERHFIKHVLAFFAASDGIVNENLVERFSQEVQVTEARCFYGFQIAIENIHSEMYSLLIDTYIKDPTERDHLFNAIETLPCVKQKADWALRWIGDKSATFGERVVAFAAVEGIFFSGSFAAIFWLKKRGLMPGLTFSNELISRDEGLHCDFACLMFSHLANKPSEEAVHQIIRNAVKIEQEFLTEALPVKLIGMNHDLMKQYIEFVADRLLGELKCSKIFNRENPFDFMENISLEGKTNFFEKKVGEYQKMGVMSSPAQQKFTLDADF, from the exons ATGAACGCTGCAGAGTCCGCCAAAAATTCAGTCTCTCCCAGCTGGTCTGTCGTTAGTCAGTGTAACTCTCCCTGTTGCAGCTTCACTCCTCTGTCCCGCCAATTTTTTCTTCCACGACTGCAAATTTTTCCTCTACAGAAACCAGAGATGCTTTCCATGCACTCACCGAAGTCTACCCAGTCCGTGCAGCAGGACTTCTCGGCGCTGAAGATCTCTGCTGACCGAGAGAATCAG GTCCCGTCTTCCCCCTCCAAGGGAAAAGCAAGGAAGGTCCTCGGAGAGAGCCAAAGCCAG AATATAATAAGATCGTCAGACATCAAGGAACTCAAGAAGCCAGTG GTTCAAACTGTTCAAAAGCCAGAGACAAAGGAACAG GATGAGCCCCTCCTGCGTGAGAACCCCAGGCGTTTCGTCGTCTTCCCCATCCAGTACCACGACATCTGGCAGATGTACAAGAAGGCAGAGGCATCCTTCTGGACAGCGGAGGAAGTAGACCTCTCCAAG GACTTGGGTCACTGGGAAGGTCTGAACGACGGTGAGAGACACTTCATCAAGCACGTGCTGGCCTTCTTTGCTGCAAGTGATGGTATCGTCAACGAGAACCTG GTGGAGAGATTCAGCCAGGAGGTGCAGGTCACAGAGGCCAGGTGCTTCTACGGCTTCCAGATCGCCATTGAGAACATCCACTCTGAAATGTACAGTCTACTAATTGACACCTACATCAAGGACCCAACAGAGAG GGACCATCTCTTCAATGCAATCGAGACCTTGCCCTGTGTGAAGCAGAAGGCTGACTGGGCTCTCAGGTGGATTGGAGACAAGAGCGCCACGTTTGGGGAGCGTGTTGTTGCCTTTGCTGCCGTAGAAGGAATCTTCTTCTCAG GTTCCTTCGCCGCCATCTTCTGGCTGAAGAAGAGGGGTCTGATGCCTGGACTGACATTCTCCAACGAGCTGATCAGCAGAGACGAGGGTCTGCACTGTGACTTTGCCTGCCTGATGTTCAGCCACCTGGCGAACAAGCCCAGCGAGGAGGCCGTCCACCAGATCATCAGGAATGCCGTCAAGATCGAACAG GAATTCCTAACAGAGGCCCTGCCCGTGAAGCTGATTGGCATGAACCATGACCTGATGAAGCAGTACATCGAGTTTGTGGCAGACAGACTACTGGGAGAACTCAAGTGCAGTAAG ATCTTCAACAGAGAGAACCCCTTCGACTTCATGGAGAACATCTCGCTAGAGGGAAAGACCAACTTCTTCGAGAAGAAAGTGGGAGAGTACCAGAAGATGGGCGTGATGTCCTCTCCTGCTCAGCAGAAGTTTACGTTGGACGCTGACTTCTAG